A portion of the Meriones unguiculatus strain TT.TT164.6M chromosome 11, Bangor_MerUng_6.1, whole genome shotgun sequence genome contains these proteins:
- the Sh3bp5l gene encoding SH3 domain-binding protein 5-like isoform X1, with product MADFKKAPGGRETPQGELRPEVVEDEVPRSPVAEEPGGSGSNSSETKLSPREEEELDPRIQEELEHLNQASEEINQVELQLDEARTTYRRILQESARKLNTQGSHLGSCIEKARPYYEARRLAKEAQQETQKAALRYERAVSMHNAAREMVFVAEQGVMADKNRLDPTWQEMLNHATCKVNEAEEERLRGEREHQRVTRLCQQAEARVQALQKTLRRAIGKSRPYFELKAQFSQILEEHKAKVTELEQQVAQAKTRYSVALRNLEQISEQIHARRRGLPLHPLGPRRSSPVGAEAGPEGIEDGDSGIEGAEGGALEEGSSLGPGAGPDTDTLSLLSLRTVASDLQKCDSVEHLRGLSDHASLDGQELGPQSRGRRGSDGGVRGGRHQRSVSL from the exons ATGGCTGATTTCAAAAAGGCTCCAGGGGGCCGGGAAACTCCACAGGGGGAACTGCGGCCAGAGGTCGTAGAGGATGAAGTCCCCAGGAGCCCTGTCGCAGAGGAGCCTGGAGGAAGTGGAAGCAACAGCAGTGAGACCAAACTGTCTCCtagagaggaggaagagctggATCCTAGGATACAG GAGGAGCTGGAGCACCTGAACCAGGCTAGTGAGGAGATCAACCAGGTGGAGCTGCAGCTGGAC GAGGCCAGGACCACGTATCGGAGGATCCTGCAGGAGTCAGCGAGGAAGCTTAACACGCAGGGCTCTCACCTGGGGAGCTGTATTGAGAAGGCCCGGCCCTACTACGAGGCTCGGCGACTGGCTAAGGAG GCCCAGCAGGAGACACAGAAGGCAGCATTGCGGTATGAGCGGGCTGTGAGCATGCACAATGCTGCCCGAGAGATGGTCTTTGTGGCTGAGCAGGGTGTCATGGCTGACAAAAATCGACTGGACCCTACATGGCAGGAGATGCTCAACCATGCTACCTGTAAG GTGAACGAGGCCGAGGAAGAGCGTCTTCGGGGTGAACGGGAGCACCAGCGTGTGACGCGGCTGTGCCAGCAGGCTGAGGCTCGGGTCCAGGCCCTGCAGAAGACCCTCCGGCGGGCCATTGGCAAGAGCCGCCCGTACTTCGAGCTCAAGGCCCAGTTCAGCCAAATCCTGGAG GAGCACAAGGCCAAGGTGACAGAACTGGAGCAGCAGGTGGCACAGGCCAAGACCCGCTACTCGGTGGCCCTGCGTAACCTGGAGCAGATCAGCGAGCAGATTCATGCCCGGCGCCGGGGCTTGCCCCTTCACCCCCTGGGCCCCCGGCGATCCTCCCCTGTCGGGGCTGAAGCTGGACCTGAGGGCATTGAGGATGGGGACAGTGGGATTGAAGGGGCAGAGGGCGGGGCCCTGGAAGAGGGCAGCAGCCTTGGGCCTGGCGCAGGCCCAGATACGGACACTCTGAGCCTGTTGAGTCTGCGCACTGTGGCCTCTGACCTGCAGAAGTGTGACTCAGTGGAGCACCTGCGTGGCCTCTCGGACCATGCCAGCCTAGATGGCCAAGAGCTGGGACCCCAGAGCCGGGGTCGCCGGGGAAGCGATGGTGGAGTTCGAGGGGGCCGGCACCAGCGCAGTGTCAGCCTGTAG
- the Sh3bp5l gene encoding SH3 domain-binding protein 5-like isoform X2: MHNAAREMVFVAEQGVMADKNRLDPTWQEMLNHATCKVNEAEEERLRGEREHQRVTRLCQQAEARVQALQKTLRRAIGKSRPYFELKAQFSQILEEHKAKVTELEQQVAQAKTRYSVALRNLEQISEQIHARRRGLPLHPLGPRRSSPVGAEAGPEGIEDGDSGIEGAEGGALEEGSSLGPGAGPDTDTLSLLSLRTVASDLQKCDSVEHLRGLSDHASLDGQELGPQSRGRRGSDGGVRGGRHQRSVSL, from the exons ATGCACAATGCTGCCCGAGAGATGGTCTTTGTGGCTGAGCAGGGTGTCATGGCTGACAAAAATCGACTGGACCCTACATGGCAGGAGATGCTCAACCATGCTACCTGTAAG GTGAACGAGGCCGAGGAAGAGCGTCTTCGGGGTGAACGGGAGCACCAGCGTGTGACGCGGCTGTGCCAGCAGGCTGAGGCTCGGGTCCAGGCCCTGCAGAAGACCCTCCGGCGGGCCATTGGCAAGAGCCGCCCGTACTTCGAGCTCAAGGCCCAGTTCAGCCAAATCCTGGAG GAGCACAAGGCCAAGGTGACAGAACTGGAGCAGCAGGTGGCACAGGCCAAGACCCGCTACTCGGTGGCCCTGCGTAACCTGGAGCAGATCAGCGAGCAGATTCATGCCCGGCGCCGGGGCTTGCCCCTTCACCCCCTGGGCCCCCGGCGATCCTCCCCTGTCGGGGCTGAAGCTGGACCTGAGGGCATTGAGGATGGGGACAGTGGGATTGAAGGGGCAGAGGGCGGGGCCCTGGAAGAGGGCAGCAGCCTTGGGCCTGGCGCAGGCCCAGATACGGACACTCTGAGCCTGTTGAGTCTGCGCACTGTGGCCTCTGACCTGCAGAAGTGTGACTCAGTGGAGCACCTGCGTGGCCTCTCGGACCATGCCAGCCTAGATGGCCAAGAGCTGGGACCCCAGAGCCGGGGTCGCCGGGGAAGCGATGGTGGAGTTCGAGGGGGCCGGCACCAGCGCAGTGTCAGCCTGTAG